The genome window ATGCATATTAGTTTTTGATGATCTGGAGGCAACTTAGCCTCAAAATACAGTATTTACAAAAAATTAGAAGACTAGGGAGAATGAAGAGATGTAGACTGAACAAGAACCTAAATTGTGGTTGAATCTCACTCTGGTTGAGTTGGGCCTCCATGGCCAAAGCAGAAAACATTTGGAACACACCTTGATCCAGGTGATCGTAGGGCTGCTGTTCTGTAGCCCAGGTGGCCAAAGACAAGGCAGTGTTCTATGAAAATCAGGGCCTAACAGGAGCCctggactgggggtggggtggggtgggacatGGTTATTTTGAAGACTTTGCAGTCATGTGCTTTCTCAAGTCACCTTTGCCTGTCTTGCCTTAGCCTCACGTGCTGATTCTGCAGGAGCTGCCAAACAGGGTGCTCAGAAAGCTGGAAGAAGGCCCGTGATGCCCATCTCTATGGGTTGGTCAGTAGCTACGTGAGGTGTGAAGTGCCTCCAGCCCCAAGAACACTGGCTGGGGTAGCCGACCGCTCCTGTAGTCCCCAGCCTTGTGAGGAGGTCGTATGTCTCCGTTTGCCTGAAGCCTACTCATTTGCCTTCCCAGAGAAGCTCCAGAGTGATGCGGTGGGGCTGAGCTGGAGTGTGTGGCTATGGGACTGGCATCTGTCTGGATTGGACAGCTGCTTCACAGTGTCCTTCAGGAGTCTCATACTTGGAGAAAATGCCCATTAAAGACTGAACTACTGAGTGATCAAATGTTTTGATAAATACTATCTCAAAGGCATTTTTCGGAATAAAACAACTCCTTTTCAACCTGCAAGTGGTGGAGGCATGCAGGGAGCTGACAGCAGGCTCACGGACACCCAGTGTTCTTTGGTAGGTTGCAGCCTCCACCCAAGCTCTATGGGGCCCTGGCCCAGGTGCTTGCCTGATGACGGATACTGAAAATGCAGGAAGTTTTTATCTTGGCCTGCATTTACACTCCTGACTGCGTGTTTGCACTGCTGCATAGCCGTGGGGACAGGAGGCTGTGTGGGGGTGAGCTGGGGGCAGGCACAGTGAGGGTGGTCCTGGAGGAGAGGGCAGGTCCTGGCTGTAGAATGGGACAGTGCTGGGCTTGGAGGAGATGCCTGTAAAACTGCAGAACTGGCGACTAGTTGACCGTATCAAAGGGTCCTGACCTGGCATCCCCTGGCACCCTCCTCAGTGGAAGAAGAGTCCACCTGGGAGTAGATGAGGAGGTGGAAGCTTGGAGATACTGGAGGCCATGGACAGAGAGAGCAGGGTGGAGAGGGCCACAGGTACTGGAGCCCAGCAGCCCAGGAGCCTGTGGGGTGGGACCAGGAGGTCAGGTTAGACTTGGGACCTGAGAGATGTTGCACAGCTCCGTCAGGGACCATTGCCTGTGATCCTCCACCAGGGTAGAAGCCAGAACAAAGTCCTGGTTGTTGGCAGTGTGCCCGTACAAGTTGGCACTCGAGGTCTGAGTTCACACATCCAACTAAAGCTAGGAAAGACCAAGAGTGAAAAATCTAGCCCTTTGGCCCCACAAAGCCTCAGAAGGCCCTAGACATAAACCAAACTGCCAGTGGCTGAGCTGACCCTGGACTTGAGGTCTCCCTGGATGTTTCAGGAATCAAATCGGGGGGGCAGCACTGGCTGCGGCCGGCCCCAAGCCTACCCTGGACTGGCTGAGGTGGGGGTCGCTACCTGGGAGCCTAATCCCCCTGGAGGTAGACATGTTTCAAGGGCACCCATGTCCAGTTTAGCGGGAAATGCCTTGGGCCTTGGAGCCCAGAGCTGGTCATTCACTGCCTCCCACTGCCCCAGACTGTCCCACTCAGCATGTGGTCACTGTCCTGGAGGGAAGAGGGTATTTCCTGGTCCACTCTGACTGCAATACACCCCCAACAGGGTTCACCGCAGGAACAGGCACAGAATGGCTGAGGTACGGCTAGGGGAGGACTCCCAACAGCAGCTTCTCCAGCTCCATGGGCACGACACACCATCACTTTCCAAACCTGTTTGGAGCAGACCCGAGCCAGCCATCCGCAGGTTGGGCTACCCATCTGCCCTTCCCCGACCAGAGGCTGTAGAGGCACATCAGTGCCCTGCACCCTGGAGGGTGCTGAAGCCCGGCTGCCGGGCTGACATCACGGGCACTTGGTGACCTCAAGGCAGCAAGGGCCACAGGGGTCCTAACCACCCAGCCTTGCTTGTCCTACCTCAGAGTCCTAGGCCCTTTCTATCTCCACAGGGCAGAGTTTTTTCCCCTTCCACCCAGTCCACAACCTACCACCTGCGGTGCCCACTTCCCTTCTGCCCTCCTGCCGTGACCTTGTTTACTACTGGCAAGAGATGCTGTGATGCAGATTAGTTTTTGATGGTCTGGAGGCAGCTTAGCCCCAAAATACAGTATCTACAAAAAATGAGAACACCAGGGGGAACGGCCAGGCGCGGACTGGACAAGAACCTAAACTGTAGTTGAATCTTGCTCTGGTTGCGTGAAACCGCCTCCACCTGACCCGCAGCTTTGGATCGTTCCTGGGACTCTGTTGAGTCCCGTCCTCCCATCCATGCCACCCTGGCATTCTCTCGAGCAGCTCCAAACCCCCAGGTTCCCTGCTTTGAAGTTGAGGAACATCCTGAGGCAGAGACCACCAGCGACCACCCGTGGGCAAGGATCACGCGCTCAGCATTTCCTGGGAGGCCCCAGGGCCTGCATGAGGGCACGGCGGCAGTGACTTAAAACACCTCAAACTCGTTGTCTAATAGCTGTGGAGGCTCCACTGCAGCAAAgggcccctgccccttcccccacccagagACCAGCAGCAGACACCCTGGCTCTTTGGGGGAGTTTATTTCCCAGTCAGAAGAGGAGAAGCAGGGACAGGCTCCCGTGCAGCCTTGGCTAGGGCCCgcctggaggggagggaggcacaggGGTTGGCTCCAGCTGCGACTTGGTCCCACGGGTGTCCTGGCTGGGTCTGCGAAGGGCCTGCCGGGGATGGTGGCACCAAGCCTGGGGGCAGAGGCGGCAGGCCACCAGGCCCAGAGGACGGCACATGTGGAGGCAATAAATACTGACAGGCCAGGCACACAACTTTCAGCCCGGGGGGGCCCAGGTGGAACAAGTAAGGCTCTCCGCTGGGGCCGAGGGCTCTGGGCGCTGCCCACCGCGGCAGAGAAGGCAGGGGCCTGAGAACGCCCGTCCTCTGAGATGAGGGGGGGCAACTTGAATTCTGGCGGTTTGGCTTTCCCCCAACCCCTTGGGGCACCCCACAGCCTcagccagggtgggggtggggggctggccaGGCCCTGGCAGTTGGGGAGCAGCGGGACCCCCacacctccctgtgcctcagggaTCACGGATGGGGAGCAGGGAGAACACATGCTCATGCAGACACGGGGTTAGAGGTTAGCAACAGCCCCCACAGAACACGCTCCACATGTTAAGGCATCATGGTTAGACGGTCACTGAGCGATGGATGGACTGGCAGGGAAAGGTGGACACAGAAGGTGGCCAGCCCCAGTGAAGCCCTACATCATGCACCCCATCACAGCACAGGGGCTGGGGCAACTGCAAAGGCCCAGCAGCACCTGGACGCCCTGAGGCCCCACTCAATGGCTGCCCTGCTCCCTCGGAAAAGGCAGAGCCTCGGGCTGGGTCGGGACAGGTGGGGAACCTGGAGGGCTAGGGAGGGGGACGcagaggcctggcctggcccctccctccctccctcccagcacaGGTGAAGCAGCGACAATATAGACCACCGTGGACACAGGGGCCCGCGGGCTGGGGCGAGGGTGTTGCGGAGGGACAGGGCAGGTCACAGGAGCTCTGGCTGGGCCGGACAGGGGGCAGACCAGGGGGTAATGAGGGCAGCATGGGCAAGGGCCCTGTCAGCACTTTGACATGGGGTCAGGAGGAGGGTGGGCCTTGGTAAGGGTGGGGAGTGTCCGTCCGTCTGTCCGTCGGTCTGTCTGTCGGCCCTGCCCGCCTCCCAGGTCAGGGCTCAGTCCTTCCACTCCTTCTTGATGGTGAGGTTCCACTCCCAGGACAGGTGGTCGGTCTTGTCGTCATCTGTGAAGCGGGACTTGATGTTGTAGCTGCCTCGAGCCAGCATGCCCTTGGGTGCCTCCTCCATGGGGGTCAGGAACTCGTACTCATCCGCCCGCGGCCCGTAGCTCCCAACCATGTAGTCGGTTTTGTCAACTGCAGCGCAGGAACACATCTGTCACCAGCACTGCTAGCCTCCACTTGGGAGGCGCCAGCACTggagccctccctccctccctcccgattCGGGGGCCCCCGGGGTGACCTGTACTCTGCCCCTTCCTACAGGGCCAGTCACCTGGCCAGGGCGTGGGGGCCTCCCCGTACTCACTCTTCACGCCTTTCCTGTACGTGTGCTGTATGTACTTCATGCCCGACACGATCTCTCGGTTTACCtgcccagagggacccaagcagGACTCAGCCAGGCCGCCCAGCCCCCGCCGCCCACAGCGCCCCCTGCAGCCTCAGCCTTACCCTGAAAGAGATCTTTATCCGGTACTCCACACCCTCCTTCAGCACGAAGGACTGCTTCTTGAAGCTCTCCAGGTCACCTGTGCTCGGGGGCAAACACCACCCCAGGAGGCTCAGCCAAGGGAGGCTGGTCACCTTGCAAATTCCATCTGCAACTGCTGGCTGCCCTCAGGCTCACCTCACCCCTGGCCACACAGCCCCTGGTGCCACTGACCCAGGTCCCAGGCACTTCACAGGCCAGGACCTTCCAAGATCCCCTCTGCTGCACTTCTTGTGTGTCCCACAAGAGGGCACTCGTGCCCCAAGAAACCATT of Manis javanica isolate MJ-LG chromosome 4, MJ_LKY, whole genome shotgun sequence contains these proteins:
- the ARHGDIA gene encoding rho GDP-dissociation inhibitor 1, which produces MAEQEPTAEQLAQIAAENEEDEHSVNYKPPAQKSIQEIQELDRDDESLRKYKEALLGHVAVAADPNVPNVIVTRLTLVCSTAPGPLELDLTGDLESFKKQSFVLKEGVEYRIKISFRVNREIVSGMKYIQHTYRKGVKIDKTDYMVGSYGPRADEYEFLTPMEEAPKGMLARGSYNIKSRFTDDDKTDHLSWEWNLTIKKEWKD